In the genome of Vanacampus margaritifer isolate UIUO_Vmar chromosome 1, RoL_Vmar_1.0, whole genome shotgun sequence, one region contains:
- the nubpl gene encoding iron-sulfur cluster transfer protein NUBPL isoform X5, whose protein sequence is MMNLKGNPQLTHDHHMIPLTNYGIPCMSMGFLVDEDAAVAWRGLMVMSALHKLLTQVGTPPPRLQVCARTKVAWGPLDYLVVDLPPGTGDVQLTITQSVPIAGAVVVSTPQDVALQDARRGVQMFKKVNVPVLGLVQNMSTFECPKCRQQTDIFGSDGARQLADSLGVAFLGDVPLHVHIRQTSDLGTPVVVSSPGSPEALSYIKLASAVVRRLEQIAT, encoded by the exons ATGATGAACCTGAAGGGAAACCCGCAGCTCACTCACG ATCATCACATGATCCCGCTGACCAACTACGGCATCCCCTG CATGTCGATGGGCTTCCTGGTGGACGAGGACGCCGCCGTGGCGTGGAGGGGGCTCATGGTCATGTCGGCCCTCCACAAGCTGCTCACGCAGGTTGGCACGCCGCCTCCCCGGCTGCAAGTATGTGCGCGCACCAAG gtgGCGTGGGGCCCTCTGGACTACCTGGTGGTGGACTTGCCCCCCGGCACGGGCGACGTCCAGCTGACCATCACGCAGAGCGTCCCGATCGCAG GCGCGGTGGTCGTGTCGACGCCTCAGGACGTCGCCCTGCAGGACGCTCGCAGAGGAGTGCAAATGTTTAAGAAAGTCAACGTGCCG GTTCTGGGCCTGGTGCAGAACATGAGCACGTTCGAGTGCCCCAAGTGCCGCCAGCAGACGGACATCTTCGGCTCGGACGGCGCCAGGCAGCTGGCGGACTCCCTGGGAGTCGCTTTTTTAG GTGACGTTCCTCTTCACGTCCACATCCGACAAACGTCTGACCTCGGGACGCCCGTCGTCGTGTCATCGCCTGGCAGTCCCGAG GCGCTGTCCTACATCAAGTTGGCGAGCGCGGTGGTCCGCAGGCTGGAGCAGATCGCCACTTGA
- the nubpl gene encoding iron-sulfur cluster transfer protein NUBPL isoform X7, producing the protein MHSNDHHMIPLTNYGIPCMSMGFLVDEDAAVAWRGLMVMSALHKLLTQVAWGPLDYLVVDLPPGTGDVQLTITQSVPIAGAVVVSTPQDVALQDARRGVQMFKKVNVPVLGLVQNMSTFECPKCRQQTDIFGSDGARQLADSLGVAFLGDVPLHVHIRQTSDLGTPVVVSSPGSPEALSYIKLASAVVRRLEQIAT; encoded by the exons ATGCATTCAAATG ATCATCACATGATCCCGCTGACCAACTACGGCATCCCCTG CATGTCGATGGGCTTCCTGGTGGACGAGGACGCCGCCGTGGCGTGGAGGGGGCTCATGGTCATGTCGGCCCTCCACAAGCTGCTCACGCAG gtgGCGTGGGGCCCTCTGGACTACCTGGTGGTGGACTTGCCCCCCGGCACGGGCGACGTCCAGCTGACCATCACGCAGAGCGTCCCGATCGCAG GCGCGGTGGTCGTGTCGACGCCTCAGGACGTCGCCCTGCAGGACGCTCGCAGAGGAGTGCAAATGTTTAAGAAAGTCAACGTGCCG GTTCTGGGCCTGGTGCAGAACATGAGCACGTTCGAGTGCCCCAAGTGCCGCCAGCAGACGGACATCTTCGGCTCGGACGGCGCCAGGCAGCTGGCGGACTCCCTGGGAGTCGCTTTTTTAG GTGACGTTCCTCTTCACGTCCACATCCGACAAACGTCTGACCTCGGGACGCCCGTCGTCGTGTCATCGCCTGGCAGTCCCGAG GCGCTGTCCTACATCAAGTTGGCGAGCGCGGTGGTCCGCAGGCTGGAGCAGATCGCCACTTGA
- the nubpl gene encoding iron-sulfur cluster transfer protein NUBPL isoform X6: MHSNDHHMIPLTNYGIPCMSMGFLVDEDAAVAWRGLMVMSALHKLLTQVGTPPPRLQVCARTKVAWGPLDYLVVDLPPGTGDVQLTITQSVPIAGAVVVSTPQDVALQDARRGVQMFKKVNVPVLGLVQNMSTFECPKCRQQTDIFGSDGARQLADSLGVAFLGDVPLHVHIRQTSDLGTPVVVSSPGSPEALSYIKLASAVVRRLEQIAT, translated from the exons ATGCATTCAAATG ATCATCACATGATCCCGCTGACCAACTACGGCATCCCCTG CATGTCGATGGGCTTCCTGGTGGACGAGGACGCCGCCGTGGCGTGGAGGGGGCTCATGGTCATGTCGGCCCTCCACAAGCTGCTCACGCAGGTTGGCACGCCGCCTCCCCGGCTGCAAGTATGTGCGCGCACCAAG gtgGCGTGGGGCCCTCTGGACTACCTGGTGGTGGACTTGCCCCCCGGCACGGGCGACGTCCAGCTGACCATCACGCAGAGCGTCCCGATCGCAG GCGCGGTGGTCGTGTCGACGCCTCAGGACGTCGCCCTGCAGGACGCTCGCAGAGGAGTGCAAATGTTTAAGAAAGTCAACGTGCCG GTTCTGGGCCTGGTGCAGAACATGAGCACGTTCGAGTGCCCCAAGTGCCGCCAGCAGACGGACATCTTCGGCTCGGACGGCGCCAGGCAGCTGGCGGACTCCCTGGGAGTCGCTTTTTTAG GTGACGTTCCTCTTCACGTCCACATCCGACAAACGTCTGACCTCGGGACGCCCGTCGTCGTGTCATCGCCTGGCAGTCCCGAG GCGCTGTCCTACATCAAGTTGGCGAGCGCGGTGGTCCGCAGGCTGGAGCAGATCGCCACTTGA
- the wdr89 gene encoding WD repeat-containing protein 89, producing MEASPPEVRVLRPALRGAVPGEPVYVLDVALHPAGATLAASCSDLALRLHDGATLRPLAEYRGHAGPVCGLTFARARPDLLYSASEDRTVRAWDIRIPAGGAAQVFGGDPSHVFGSFDLSCGDVLLCAGTSLDAAADSLLVFWDSRKPNAAPLGAYSESHSDDVTQVRFHPHDKDRLASGSADGLVNVFDLRRGSEDEALLCTCNAESAAAAVRWAAPDGSRLLCLGRDEGLRLWDLRQLDTERALAVFGCPDVRRLELRPGGRGPDYLVGGAWLQGAGKLLVVGGDRDGDVQLMECDHRGLRLLADLRGGHTATVRCLAWDEARGTLVTGGEDARLSLWKPGTALCLPAGSQ from the exons ATGGAGGCCTCGCCGCCGGAGGTTAGGGTCCTGCGGCCGGCGCTGCGCGGCGCCGTTCCCGGCGAGCCGGTCTACGTCCTGGACGTGGCGCTGCACCCGGCCGGCGCCACCTTGGCCGCGTCCTGTTCGGACCTGGCACTGCGGCTGCACGACGGGGCCACGCTGCGTCCGCTGGCCGAGTACCGCGGCCACGCCGGCCCCGTGTGCGGGCTGACCTTCGCTCGCGCGCGGCCCGACCTCCTTTACTCGGCGTCCGAGGACAGGACGGTGCGGGCCTGGGACATCCGCATCCCCGCCGGCGGCGCCGCTCAGGTGTTCGGTGGCGACCCCTCGCACGTCTTCGGCAGCTTCGACCTGAGCTGCGGCGACGTGCTGCTCTGCGCCGGCACCTCG CTGGACGCCGCCGCCGACAGCCTGTTGGTGTTCTGGGACAGCAGGAAGCCCAACGCGGCCCCGCTCGGCGCCTACTCCGAGTCGCACAGCGACGACGTGACGCAGGTGCGCTTCCACCCTCACGACAAGGACCGGCTGGCGTCGGGCTCCGCCGACGGCCTGGTCAACGTGTTTGACCTGCGGCGCGGCTCGGAGGACGAGGCTCTGCTGTGCACCTGCAACGCCgagtcggcggcggcggccgtgcGCTGGGCGGCGCCCGACGGCAGCCGCCTGCTGTGCCTGGGCCGCGACGAGGGGCTGCGCCTGTGGGACCTGCGGCAGCTGGACACGGAGCGAGCGCTCGCCGTCTTCGGCTGCCCGGACGTCCGGCGCCTGGAGCTGAGGCCGGGCGGCCGGGGCCCGGACTACCTGGTGGGCGGGGCCTGGCTGCAGGGGGCGGGCAAGCTGCTGGTGGTGGGCGGCGACAGGGACGGCGACGTCCAGCTGATGGAGTGCGACCACCGCGGCCTGCGTCTCCTCGCCGATCTGCGCGGGGGACACACCGCCACCGTCAGGTGCTTGGCCTGGGACGAGGCCCGCGGGACGCTGGTCACCGGCGGGGAGGACGCGCGCCTGTCGCTATGGAAACCGGGGACCGCACTCTGCCTTCCGGCTGGAAGCCAATAG